The following are from one region of the Colias croceus chromosome 4, ilColCroc2.1 genome:
- the LOC123691207 gene encoding sulfotransferase 1E1-like, whose translation MSTESNLPVIEDVDEKILEEILSCTQKTQGFVYVGPKRYFFPDSYKTFGPQIYNFAVRPDDVFLLAHPRTGSTWTQEMLWLLNNNLDYKKAKSVDMDTRFPLIDYCLMLTPESEKTILDKIDDVDKREFLKSVLEPGVNKLRDAPSPRFIKCHLPLSLLPPNLLDTTKVVYLIRDPRDVMVSYYNILKLKFLKPGVEFSVFWSLLRRGLVPWSPIFAHLKEAWEKRHHPNMLFIFYEDLSKDLAGCLKRMAKFYGKSYSEEQIEELCEHLKFENFKKNDAVNQTKVLEDLGVIDGETAFIRKGKVGGWRDYFQGEMETEVENWMKENLADTDFKFPTFDPDIE comes from the exons ATGTCTACAGAAAGCAATCTTCCTGTTATTGAAGATGTTGACGAGAAAATTCTAGAAGAAATCCTCAGTTGCACgc aaaaaacgCAAGGCTTCGTATACGTGGGCCCGAAGCGCTACTTCTTCCCTGACTCGTACAAAACGTTCGGGCCACAGATCTACAACTTCGCAGTGCGACCGGATGACGTGTTTCTCTTAGCTCATCCGAGAACAG gGTCTACGTGGACTCAAGAGATGCTATGGCTTCTAAATAATAACCTAGACTATAAAAAAGCTAAATCGGTGGACATGGACACACGCTTCCCGCTAATAGA TTACTGTTTGATGTTAACACCGGAGTCAGAGAAAACTATACTTGATAAAATAGATGATGTGGATAAAAGGGAATTTCTGAAAAGCGTATTGGAACCCGGGGTCAATAAACTGCGGGACGCACCCTCGCCACGTTTCATAAAATGTCACCTGCCATTATCTCTGCTACCACCAAATCTTCTCGATACAACGAAG GTGGTATATTTAATTAGAGACCCTAGAGATGTAATGGTGTCATactacaatatattaaaacttaagTTTTTGAAGCCTGGTGTTGAATTCAGCGTGTTTTGGAGCTTACTCCGCCGTGGACTTG TTCCATGGTCACCAATATTCGCACATTTGAAGGAAGCCTGGGAGAAACGACACCATCCAAACATGCTGTTCATATTTTACGAAGATTTATCTAAA GACCTCGCTGGTTGTTTAAAACGTATGGCGAAATTCTACGGCAAGTCATATTCTGAGGAGCAAATCGAGGAACTTTGCGAGCATTTGAAATTTGAGAATTTCAAAAAGAACGACGCCGTGAATCAAACTAAAGTACTAGAAGACTTGGGTGTCATAGATGGAGAGACCGCCTTTATTAGAAAAG GTAAGGTTGGAGGCTGGCGCGATTACTTCCAAGGGGAGATGGAAACAGAAGTCGAAAACTGGATGAAGGAAAACTTGGCGGATACAGATTTTAAGTTCCCCACATTCGACCCcgatattgaataa